Below is a genomic region from Candidatus Dormiibacterota bacterium.
GCAGGAGGCGTTGCACGCGGCGACCGCCGTCGCGGCCGAGCTCGTCGGGTTGCAGCGCTCGGTGCTCGCGCCCGGGGAGGCCGCGGATCTTCTGCTGCTCGCGCGCGACGTGGGCGAAGACGTCCGCGCGTTACGCGAGGTCGAGCGCGTGTTCAAAGCGGGCGCGTGCGTCTAGCCGTTCTCGCGGCAATTTCGTGGCCGGCGCCTCCGCCGGGGTACGGCCCTTGGGAGCAGATCGCGTACAACACGGCTGAAGGCATGCGCCGCCGCGGCCACGACGTCACCCTCTTCGCGACCGCGAACTCGCGCTTCTCCGGCAAGCTCGTCTCCGTCGCTCCCGTCGGCTTGAATCAAGACCCGGCGCTCGACGGCGGGGTCTTCACGGCGCTGCACGTCGCTGAGCTCTTCAAACGCGCCGGTGAGTTCGATCTCATCCACAATCATTTCGACTGGAAACCGATGACGTACGCGCTCGCGACGAAGACGCCTCCGCTCGTGACCACGATTCACGGCTTCTCGTCGCCGCAGATTCTCGCCGCGTACTACGCATGCGCGCACCGAAGCTTCTTCTGCTCGATCAGCGACGCCGATCGCGATCCCGGCCTCTCGTATCTCGCGACCACCTACAACGGGATCGACCCGGCGCAGTTCACCTTCAACGATCGGCCCGGCGAGTACCTCGTCTTCCTCGGGCGCTTTCACCCCGAAAAGGGCGCGCATCTCGCTATCGAGATCGCACGGCGCGCCGGCGTCCGCTTGAAGATCGCCGCCATCCAACAGGACGAGGCATATTTTCGCACCATGGTCGCACCGCATATCGACGGCGACCGCGTGCAATTCCTCGGCGCAGTCGAGCGCGAGGCGCGCGACGAGCTCTTGCGCAACGCCCTAGCGCTCGTGCACATGACGACGCGGCCTGAACGCTTCGGGCTCACGCTGATCGAGGCGATGGCATGCGGAACTCCCGTGCTCGGCGCGCGCATGGGTTCGATCCCGGAGATCGTCGTCGACGGCGTAACCGGCTTTCTCTGTGACGACGTCTCGGACGCGGTGGCGCGCGCGCAGCAGCTCGCGTCGCTCGACCGGCGCGCGTGCCGCGCGCGCGTCGAGGCCGAGTTCACCATCGAGCGCATGGTCGATCGTTACTGCGCCGCCTACGAGCGCGCGCTCGGCTTAGCCCTTCCCCCCGCCCCCACGCCGCAAGAGCTGCGGTGGCGCGCGCACGACTGGTGGGACCGCCCCATGGCGTATACGGACATACCGCCAAAGCCGGCGAGTCTCACGTTTCGCTGACGCAAACGCGCGCTACGACCAGAAGAGCTTTGCGCGCGCTGCCTGCGCCCGCAGCAGTGCCGCGTCGTCGATAGGGCCGTCGACGATCGTCGTAAAGTGCCCCATCTTTCGGCGCGCGACTGCGTGCCGCTTACCGTACACGTGCAGCACGATCGCGGGATCCGACAAGAGCTCGGCGACGCCGCCGAGCCGATCGCCGCGGCCGTCTCCGAGCACGTTGGTCATGATCGCGCGCGAGAACATCCGCGGAGGCGAGAGCGGAAGCCCGCAGATGGCGCGCACGTGCTGCTCGTACTGGGAGCAGGGCGTCACGTCGATCGTGAAGTGCCCGCTGTTGTGCGGACGCGGCGCGATCTCGTTGCCGAGCAGCTCGCCGGCGCGCGTCAAAAAGAACTCGACGCAGTACGTCCCAACGATTCCCAAGCGCTGCCCGACGTTCCGCGCCAGCTCCTGCGCCCGCAATGCTATTTCATCGTCGATGCGTGCCGGCGCGACCGTCGTCATGAGGATTCCGTCCTCGTGGACGTTCTCGGCGACGGGGAACGTGACGGCCTCGTCGTCGCTCGCGCGCGCCGCTACGACGCTCAGCTCGCACGCACAATCGACTGCGCGCTCCACGATCACCGCCGCGCCGCCGGCGTCGCGCAGCACGTTCTCTGCCTCGGCGCGCGACGCCGCACGCCACTGCCCCTTTCCGTCGTAGCCGCCGCGCACCGTCTTGATGACCACGGGCAAGCCCGCGATTGCGAGGGCGGCGTCGAGCTCCTCCGGGCGCTCGACGGTGGCGAACTCCGTCGTCGGCACACCGCAGGCGCGCAGAAACGCTTTCTCCGCGGCGCGGTCTTGCGTCACGCGCAAGACGCTGCCGGCCGGCGTGACGCGATATCCGTGCTGCTCCAGGTGCCCGACCGAATCGATCGCAATGTTTTCGAACTCGTACGTGACGATCTGCGTTCGGCGGCCAAGC
It encodes:
- a CDS encoding glycosyltransferase family 4 protein, coding for MRLAVLAAISWPAPPPGYGPWEQIAYNTAEGMRRRGHDVTLFATANSRFSGKLVSVAPVGLNQDPALDGGVFTALHVAELFKRAGEFDLIHNHFDWKPMTYALATKTPPLVTTIHGFSSPQILAAYYACAHRSFFCSISDADRDPGLSYLATTYNGIDPAQFTFNDRPGEYLVFLGRFHPEKGAHLAIEIARRAGVRLKIAAIQQDEAYFRTMVAPHIDGDRVQFLGAVEREARDELLRNALALVHMTTRPERFGLTLIEAMACGTPVLGARMGSIPEIVVDGVTGFLCDDVSDAVARAQQLASLDRRACRARVEAEFTIERMVDRYCAAYERALGLALPPAPTPQELRWRAHDWWDRPMAYTDIPPKPASLTFR
- a CDS encoding 5-(carboxyamino)imidazole ribonucleotide synthase gives rise to the protein MIEAIGVIGGGQLGRMLALVAKRMGYRVVVLDPQPHSPCGQVADEQIVAAYGDLAAIEELGRRTQIVTYEFENIAIDSVGHLEQHGYRVTPAGSVLRVTQDRAAEKAFLRACGVPTTEFATVERPEELDAALAIAGLPVVIKTVRGGYDGKGQWRAASRAEAENVLRDAGGAAVIVERAVDCACELSVVAARASDDEAVTFPVAENVHEDGILMTTVAPARIDDEIALRAQELARNVGQRLGIVGTYCVEFFLTRAGELLGNEIAPRPHNSGHFTIDVTPCSQYEQHVRAICGLPLSPPRMFSRAIMTNVLGDGRGDRLGGVAELLSDPAIVLHVYGKRHAVARRKMGHFTTIVDGPIDDAALLRAQAARAKLFWS